Proteins encoded within one genomic window of Eleutherodactylus coqui strain aEleCoq1 chromosome 1, aEleCoq1.hap1, whole genome shotgun sequence:
- the GPR160 gene encoding probable G-protein coupled receptor 160 — MYSDPVFISISVTDNASDPDRMIGGEVPPTDWRSLEPSCILILIITGKVIMNLFIFRARQSYVSGSLMGYCCISLAIVDFLLLFTIYVIHYFQDFNLMGFRFTTYHVCLFTQIVSHTYGILHVPFFLASGLDYYLTVVLFIRIPCSRLLYTACVVLLWTGAFAYVFLSPAASLELDADQSSYQCNFYISSQSFYLSISLVCSVLLLLILCSFEMVTFLKSLKVITYAESTVVLFSLPTRDRWPVRGGKCFMTALLFSFLGTWAPFIGLQIIIFVLCAHIPGYMDMNVPWLYFMNSFLIAVSFGLKYPDLQVTEKTFSRDPFIGWKYCVLPFMDAEHNKAMSFLKESPSSVMII, encoded by the coding sequence ATGTATAGTGACCCAGTTTTCATCAGCATATCTGTGACGGACAACGCATCTGACCCAGACAGGATGATTGGAGGAGAGGTGCCGCCCACAGACTGGCGGAGTCTAGAACCCAGCTGTATTCTCATCTTGATAATAACCGGCAAAGTAATAATGAACTTGTTTATATTCAGGGCGAGACAGAGTTATGTGAGTGGCAGCCTAATGGGCTATTGCTGCATCTCTCTTGCCATTGTCGACTTCTTGTTGTTGTTTACCATCTATGTCATTCACTACTTCCAGGATTTTAACCTTATGGGCTTCAGGTTCACCACTTACCACGTTTGTCTGTTCACTCAGATTGTATCTCACACCTACGGTATCCTGCATGTACCATTTTTCTTGGCATCTGGACTGGATTATTATCTGACTGTTGTCCTGTTTATCCGTATCCCATGCTCAAGACTTCTATATACAGCTTGTGTTGTTCTTTTATGGACTGGAGCCTTTGCCTATGTTTTTCTCTCTCCTGCCGCATCTCTCGAGTTGGACGCTGATCAGTCTTCATATCAGTGCAATTTTTACATAAGCAGCCAAAGTTTTTACTTGTCCATTAGTTTAGTCTGCTCTGTTCTCCTGCTGCTTATCCTCTGTTCTTTCGAAATGGTGACTTTCTTAAAGTCACTGAAAGTGATAACCTATGCTGAAAGCACCGTGGTCCTATTTTCATTACCAACAAGAGATAGATGGCCTGTTCGAGGAGGTAAATGTTTCATGACCGCTCTTCTGTTTTCCTTTTTGGGCACCTGGGCCCCATTTATTGGTCTCCAAATAATCATATTCGTATTGTGCGCACATATCCCAGGATACATGGACATGAATGTTCCTTGGCTATATTTTATGAACAGCTTCCTAATAGCAGTGTCATTCGGACTTAAATATCCTGACCTACAAGTGACAGAAAAGACTTTTTCCAGAGACCCATTTATTGGCTGGAAATACTGTGTTCTGCCTTTCATGGATGCTGAACATAACAAAGCAATGTCTTTCCTGAAGGAGTCGCCGTCTTCTGTTATGATTATTTAA